The following is a genomic window from Collimonas fungivorans Ter331.
ACGATTTTTATTATCCGGTGGCCAGTCCGAACTACCGCGGCGGCAAGCTGCCGAAAACGCCGCAGGAACTGGAGCAGTGCAGTCTGCTGCGGATGGATACCGAGTCGTCGTGGCTGCCTTGGTTCGAGGCGGCGGGAATCGACCTGGTGGAGCCTACCGGCGGCTTGCTGATCGAGGATGCCTCGATGCTGCTGCGCTCGGCGTCGGATGGTTTGGGGATTGCGTTGACCCGGCACGCGATTGCGCTGCAGGAGATTGCTTCGGGCGAGCTGGTGCGCCTGTTCGACGTCGTCGCGCGCTGCCCGCTATCGTATTATTTCGCCTGCACCAAGGAAGCGATGAGCAAGCCGCAGGTGCAGGCTTTCCATCGCTGGCTGCTGGACGAGGTGAGGACGTTCAAGGCGCAAAGCGAATGGCCCGGAGAACCCGAGCCGTAATCCGCTTTACAGGACCATCTTGACCATAGGGTGCGACGACAGGGCCCGGTACAGGTTATCCAGCTGCTCGCGGTTGACGGCATACACGTTGGCCGTCAGGCCGGTGTAATTGCCCTTGGACGATGGCCGCACTTCCAGCTTGTCGATGTGGAAAGTAGGATCATGCTGCACCACCACGCCGACGATGGTTTCCGCGAAAGCGTCATGGGTCGGTCCCATGATCTTGATGGGAAATACGCTTGGATATTCGATCAGGCTGTCGGCTGGATCGATTGGCTTGGTCAGGTCGGTCATGGTCTTTTACTCTTTAGTGATGTTACTGGCAGGTAGTTTACTCTCCTGGCACATCAGCGGCACGCCATTCTCCAAGAATGACTTGTCCAAATGAAAACAGGGTGGAGAATTTTCCACCCTGCAACCTCTCCCGCTACCCGACAGAAACCCGTTCCGTTCAGGCAGCGGCCTTGGCCAGCTGATATGCCTCGTATAACTGCTTGTATATGGGGCCGGGAGCGCCATTTCCAATAGCCTTGCCGTCGATAGATACCACCGGCAGCACTTCCTTGGTGGCCGACGACAGTAGTACTTCGTCAGCCGCAAACACCTCTTCGCGCGCAATCCGGCGCGCTTCGAACGGGATGCCGCCGGCAGCGCACAATTCCTCGATCAGGCGATAGCGGATCCCTTCCAGGATCAGGTTGTCCTTGGGCGGCGCCATCAGCTTGCCGTGCTTGACGATCCAGACATTTGACGACGACGCTTCGGTCAGCCAGCCGTCGCGGAACTGGATCGCTTCCACCACGCCGTGCTCGGCGGCATTCTGCGCCGCCAGCACATTGCCCAGCAGCGAGATCGACTTGATTTCGCAATGCAGCCAGCGCTGGTCTTCCATCGACACGCAAGGCACGCCGCTGGCGCGCAAGGCATCGCTCGGCAATACCAGCGGGTTGGTCATGACGAACACGGTGGGCGTCAGCGCCTCTTTCGGAAACGCATGGCCGCGCTTGGCGACGCCGCGCGTGACGTGGATGTAGACCATCTGGTCATCCGCCGGATGGGCGTCGATCACGCCCTGGATCAGCGCCAGCCATTGCTGCTTGTCATGCGGATTTGTAATACTGATTTTCGCCAGGCTGCGGAACAGGCGCGCCAGGTGGTGCTCGGAACGGAACAGCTTGCGGCCGTAGATAGGAATCACCTCATACACGCCGTCGCCGAAAATAAAGCCGCGGTCGAGTACCGGGATGCGCGCTTCGGACAGCGGCGTCATGCTGCCATTGAGATAGACCAGGTCTTGCATGATCGGATTCCTGAAAAATGTGGGAATCCAATTCTGGCACAGCGCCAGCTTGCAGGGTATGCAAAAAAAGTATGCGGGAGACGGATGGATGCGGCTCCAGGGAAACCTTGCCGGCATGGCCGGATGATTTCGGCGCGATGCGGTAGCATGTGCATACTTCAACTTCGAGGAAGCGTTCCTCCCGTGTCCCGACCATGACTGTCACCCCCGCCACCCCCGTCCTTACCCGCTGCGCCTGGGCCAATCCCGCCAACCCGCGTTACCTGGCCTACCACGACGAGGAATGGGGCAAACCCTGCCATGACGAGGTGCGGCTGTTCGAAATGCTGAACCTGGAAGGCGCACAGGCCGGCCTCAGCTGGGAAACCATCCTCAACAAGCGCGACAACTACCGGCGCGCCTTCGACAACTGGGACGCCAAGAAAATCGCCCGCTACGACCAGGACAAGGTGGCCGCCCTGCTGGCCGACGCCGGCATCGTCCGCAACCGCCTGAAGATCGCCGCCGCCATCAGCAACGCCCAGGCCTATCTCAAGCTGCGCACCGAAACCGGCGGCCTGGCGCCTTTCTTGTGGGCCTATGTGGAGGGCAAGCCGATCCAGAATGAATGGACGCTGCTGGGCGGCAATCCCGCCACCACGCCCTTGTCCGACCGCATTTCCAAGGACCTGGGCAAGCGCGGCTTCAAATTCGTCGGCTCGACCATCATTTACGCCTACATGCAGGCCATCGGCATGGTCAACGACCATTGCGTGGAATGCTTCCGGCACCAGGCGGTGGCTGAGTAATTCCGATGCCAATCTAACCCTGCGGCGGACCGCTCTGGTCCGCCAGCAGGTAAGCGACCACATCGGTCAACTGCTCGACCAGCTCCGGATCCATGTACTGGTATTCGTCCGGGATATCCAGTACGTGGATGGTTTTGTGTTCCAGCAGTCGCCCGAACTCGGCGACGATGCGGTTCTTGTGCTTTTTCTCCATGACAAAGATCACATCGGCCCAGCTGATGTCGCCGGCGCTGATTTTCCTGCGCGCGTTCGGGCTGGTTCCGGCCGAGCGCGCCTGTATCCCGGGCTGGCGGCGCCATACCTGCTCGCCTGTCGGGCTGCGCCACTGGTTGCGGCTGCAGACAAAGAGTAATTTAGTCATTGACCGGTTTGCTGTCTTATTTGTAGGCAGAAATGTTTGAGTCGTAGCCAGCGCCTGCTGCCATGGTTTTCATGCAGGCGCAAACACGGAACGACTCCCGGCTCACCCGACAAGCCGCATGCCGGCGCTCTTGGCAGCCTTGCTGTCAAAAGTCGCCGTATGCAGGCAGCCGGCATTATTGGCCGAACGTTCGAGGAGACAATCTGCGAAGTCTGCGTTTGAGCGCGCGTAAACATGCAGCGCCCTTAAGACAATTTCAGCATTTTCGATTTTGAATGTCCGCACGCGCAGCAATTTTTCCAATACGGCGACGATTTCGTCTTTTGTCGCCTGGTAGCACCCCTGCATTACCCATACCAGCTCCATCAAAGCGACCAGGCCGATAAATCCTGGATCGGCATCGGAAAGCGATTCGATTAATGCTGTCGCCTTGGGCGACTGCTTGGGATCGTCTTGTGCGACATAGCGCACCAGGATGTTGGTATCCAGGCCGATCATCGTTTGCCGGCGCCACGCTGCGCAATGACTTGATTCATTTGTTCGATACTGACCGGAGCCGCGGGTTTGCGCAGCATTCCCTTCAGGGACTGCACGGCTTCAGTGGCTGCAACAAACGCATACTGCCCATTCTCGATTTCCACAAATTCAACCCGGCTTCCGGTATCCAGGCCGAGCGCGGCCCGTACCGCAGCAGGTATCGTGATCTGGCCTTTGGAAGTCACGGTAGCGGTAGACATATCTGTCCTTTCAAATTCATCATTCCTTACTTTATAGTAAGGAAAACAAAAAATCAAGATTGCCGGCAAGCCAAGCGGGAACGCCGCCCTTCCCGTCGCCACGCGGTTCTGCTACATTGCCGCCATGCCTAAACTGACCTTAGACCGTATCCTGCAATCGCAGGGTTTCGGCAGCCGAAAATATTGCCGTGAGTTAATTGAGGACGGCGAAGTCGTCATCAACGGCGCCGCCGTCACCGACTACAAGTCCACGCCCGACACCGACGGCCTGGTGTTTACCCTGTTCGAAGAGGAATGGACCTACCGCGAACACGTCTATATCGTGCTCAACAAGCCGGCCGATATCGAATGCTCGCGCAAACCCAGCCATCACCCCGGGGTGCTGAGCATCCTGCCGGAGCAGTTCAGCTGGCGCGATGTGCAGCCGGTCGGGCGGCTCGATCACGACACTACCGGCCTGCTGCTGATGTCGGACGACGGCAGCTTCATCCATGCCCAGTCGTCGCCCAAGCGGCACGTGCCAAAGCTGTATGTCGCCACTACCCACGATCCTGTCACGGAAGAACTGGTGCAGAGCCTGCTGGCCGGCGTCAAGCTGCATGACGAGCCGCAAACGCTGGCGGCCGTCAGCTGCCGCGTGCTGGGCACGCATGAAATCGAGATCGTGCTGGAACAAGGCAAATACCACCAGGTCAAGCGCATGCTGGTGGCCGCCGGCAACCATTGCACCGCCTTGCGCCGCACCGCCATCGGCGGCTTGACGCTGGAAGCGCTGGAACTGGAAATAGGGGAATGGTGCTACCTGGAGCCGGAACACCTGGCCTTGCTGGTGCCCGCTTAAGACGTAAAAAAAGCGCAGGACCTGAGCCTTGCGCTTTTGTTGCCAGCGATTGCAGCCGCTTAGTGCGAGCGGATCATGGTGCCGAAAGCCTGTTCGGTCAACACTTCCAGCAGCAGCGAGTGCTCGATCCGGCCATCGATGATGTGCACGGTATTGACGCCCGACTTGGCGGCATCCAGCGCCGACGAAATCTTCGGCAGCATGCCGCCGGAGATAGTGCCGTCCTTGAACATCTCGTCGATTTCACGGGCTGACAGGTCAGTCACCAGGTTGCCTTGCTTATCCTGCACGCCTGCAATGTTGGTCATCATGATCAGCTTTTCCGCATGCAGGATCTCGGCGATCTTGCCGGCCACGACGTCGGCGTTGATGTTGTAGGCCTGGCCGTCGGCGCCAAAGCCGATCGGCGAAATGATCGGGATAAAAGCGTCGTCCTGCAAGGCCTTGACCACCGCCGGATTGATCGCTTCGATCTCGCCGACAAAACCGATGTCGAGGAATTCGCCCGGCTTTTCGCGGTCCGGCATGCGGTATTTGCGGGCCCGGATCAGGCCGCCGTCCTTGCCGGTCAGGCCGACTGCCTGGCCGCCGTAGTGATTGATCAGCATCACGATATCCTGCTGCACTTCACCGCCCAGCACCCACTCCACCACTTCCATGGTTTCTTCGTCGGTGATGCGCATGCCTTGCACGAAAGTGCCTTGCTTGCCGATTTTCTTGAGGGCGTTGTCGATCTGCGGGCCGCCGCCATGCACCACCACCGGGTTCATGCCGACCAGCTTGAGCAGGATCACGTCGCGCGCGAAGCCGTGCTTCAGGCGCTCTTCGGTCATGGCGTTGCCGCCGTATTTGACGACAATGGTTTTACCGTGGAACTGACGGATGTAAGGTAACGCCTCGGCCAGAATTTCAGCTTTGATTCCTGGGGCAACGTTGGCAAGATCGTTGGTCAAATCGGCCATGGACAGTCCTACAAGAGAGGTTTCTGAGCTTGTCAGAAGAGAATAAAAGGTGCAAAGACTGCAACTCGATGGAGTTAAAAATCGCTGCGCGATGGATCAGCGCGATTTTACATGGAAATGCGCCCGCTTAGATACGGCAGGCCGGCCAATAATCTTGCGATGTTGCGTAGCGATGTTGTGTAGATGCATCAATGCCGGGAAGATGGTTATCATGGAGCCGATTCCCCACCGCATTCAAAGGATAAGCAGAATGGCGCAATGTCCCGCCTGCCGGCAGCAGTTTTCCTGCGGCGCCGGTCAGCATCCGGACCAGCCTTGCTGGTGCAGCCGTCTGCCGCCGCTGGCCAGCGCCAAACCGGCGGCCACGGCGTGTTATTGCCCGGATTGCCTGCAGCGCTTGCTGCGACAAGAACAGACCGCAGAAAAACCGGCGCCTTAAAAACTAAGGACTAAGGGCAGCTGCGCACTTCCTGGGCAGGGAAATCCAGCTTGATCTTGTCGAAGGCAAGCCGGTTGTCGCCGCCGAGGTCGCGCAGCTGGAACGCCACCTTGCTGGAACTGACGCTGCGCGTGCCGACCTTGGCCCCGCTCAGGCCGCGCTTGGCCAGGCTGGCGACCTGCTTTTGCGCGGCTTCGTCGGTTTTGAAAATGCCCAGCGAAATGCCATAGCGCAGCGGGCTCGCATCCTGGATCACGAAAAAGTCGCTGATTCCCAGCCGGCGCACCTCGTCGGCCTTGGCGTCGGCCGCTTCCTTGCTGCCCAGCGACGGCAGGTACACCATATGGCTGGCCACTTCCTGGGTTTCACGGCGGACAAACTTGATGGCCGGCATGCGCTCCGCCAGCTGGCTCGAAAAGCGCCGCGCTTCGGCCGCGCTGAAATTGCCGACTTCGGTGCAGGCCACCGGCGCCAGATCGGCGGCCGTGGCGGCGGGCGCCAGCGCGGCGCTGGCGAGCGAGGTAGCCGCCGCAGCCGGCGGGTTCTCGGCCGCCGTCATCCGGATTTTGTCCGGCTGCAGCTGCCTGCCGATGCGCGCCGGCTCCCTGCCGTCGCTGTAGAGGGCGCCGAGATAGCCTTTTTGCATGGCAAACAAGGCGGCATTCGCCAGTAACAACAGCCAGAAAATGATTTTCAACATAGAGTTGCCGCGGCAGTTTGGAGACCGATCAGTACCAGATTATCAACTGTTTCGTGTGCTATGGACAGATAGGGCGCAATCAGCGCCGCCGAACCGCCGGCCACCACGCACAGTACGTGCGCTCCCGGCGCTTGCCGGCCGAGCAAGCCAAATGCCCGTTCGATGGCGCCGACCTGGGCGTTGATGCAGCCGCTGATGATGGCGTCGTCGGTATTGTCGGCAAACAGCGTATTGACTTGCACATGGTCTGTAATATGCGGCAGCTGCGCGGTGCTGCGCGCCAGCGACGTCGCCATCAGCCCCAGTCCCGGCAGGATCATGCCGCCGCTGAATACGCCGTCGGCGCTGACCGCGTCGATCGTGGTGGCGGTGCCGCAGGTGGCGACCAGCAGGGTCTGCTGCGGAAACAGCCGTTGCGCGCCCAGCGCCGCGGCAAAGCGGTCGCAGCCGAGTTGCGCCGGATCGCGATAAGCATTGCGCAGGCCGGCCAGCTGCGGCAGCGAGGCAAACCAGTGGGGCCGCACGGCAATGCCGAAAACCGTCTCCAGCAGCGTTTGCAAGCGTTCCTGTATATGCTCGCCGGCAACGTTCGAAATCAGTATGCGCGTCACCGTCAGCTTGCGCCAGCGTTCGCTCAGCGCCACCAGCTCGCCATGCGCCGCCGAACCGCTTTCCAGCCACGCGCCGGCCAGCTCGCCCGCCACCGGCAAGGCTGTAAGCGCCCATTTGATGCGGGTGTTGCCGACATCGATCAACAGCATGCCCATGGTTCAGCCTTCCTTCGGGCGCAATGAAATATCGCCGGCCATGATCGCAATCGGATTGCTGCCGCCATCCGTTTGCAGCAGCAGGCGTCCGATCTGGTCGATGCCCAGCGCCTTGCCTTCGTGCAGCGTCTTGCCTTGGTCCAGGATCGCTACCTGCTGGCCGGCAAACGCATGCAGCCGGTTCCAGCGTTCGACAAAAGCCGACAGGCCCTCGCTTTCGAATTGCCACATGTTTTGCGCCAGCCCGCTCAGCAATGAACCGAGCAGCAAGTCGCGGTCCTGCGCTGCCGCCGCCGGCAGATTGGCGGTGCGGCGTCCGATCTGTTCTTGCAATTTCTCCGGTATGGAAAGATTGATGCCGATGCCGATCACCGCCCACAGCTGCTGGTCCGGCGCGGTCGCGGTTTCGATCAGGATGCCGGCCAGCTTGCGGCCGCCCTGCAACACGTCGTTCGGCCATTTCAACTGGACCTCGACGCCGAAATCGGCCAGGGTCTCGGCAATCGTCACGCCTACCGCCAGCGGCAAACCGACCAGCGCCTGCAGCGGCGAGGCGAACGGCCAGGCCAGCGAAAAAGTCAGCGCCGCCGCCGGCGCCGTCAGCCAGGCGCGGCCGGCGCGGCCACGGCCGGCGGTCTGCGTCAGCGCTACCAGCAAGGTCGGTGCGCGCAGCGCGTCTTTGCCGCTGTCGCGGCCGTTGCCAGAGACGCGCGCCAGCAGGTCGGCATTGGTCGAACCGGTTTCGGCGACCACTTCGATCAGGCATTGCTCGGCATGATGGCCGGCAAAAGCGGCGATGCGGGCAGCGGACAACTGGCTCGCGGGCGAAATTGGTGCAATAAATTGTGCGGTCATGCCGCGCATTGTAGCGGGAGTAACAGGAAAAAGCGGAGAAAAAGCGAGGAAAATGCAGCTCGCAACGCATGGTTTTACCCATGTAAATACAATAAAAAACAACGACATGGCTAATCCGTATGGCATATTTCTCTAGAAACCGTTAAATCGCCTGGACCGCTGCTGCTTGCCGCCCGCTTTTATCACTACTTGTCATAGTGTGGAAAGCAATTCTCCCTTAAACTGATGCGATGCCGAATCCAGATTCCACTACTCCTGTTCTTGATCTCAAAGATGGCAGCCTGGTAGCCGCCCACGGCAACTGGCAGGTGCATGCCTTGACCCAGCCGGGAGTGATCAAGGCGCTGCAGGCCAAGCTGAAAAACCTGGCCAGGCAAAACGACGCGCTGCGCTGGGACCTGTCCGAGATCGGCACGCTGGACCATATCGGCGCGCAATTCCTGTGGAACGCATGGGGCAAGACCCGCCCCAAACAATTGACCGTGGCGCCGCAGCACCGCGATTTTTTCCAGCGCCTGGCCAGCGCCGGCACCCTGGCCCTGCCGCCCAAGCCGCCGCGCCGCCGCCTGTTCAACGCGATCTACGACATGGGCGTCGATGTCTTTGAGCACGTGACCGGCTTCATCACCCTGCTGGGACAGCTGGTGCTGGATTTCCTGCGCATGGTGCAAGCGCCGCAGCGCGCGCCGTGGAAGGAAATTTCCGCCAATGTCTACCACGTCGGCTACCAGGCTTTGGGGATCACCGCGCTGGTCGGGTTTCTGATCGGCGTGGTGCTGTCGTTTTTATCCGCACAGCAATTGCATACCTTCGGCGGCGACATCTACCTGGTCAATATCCTCGGCATGAGCATCATCCGCGAACTGGGGCCGCTGCTGGCGGCGATCCTGGTGGCCGGCCGCTCCGGTTCGGCGATCACCGCGCAGCTGGGCGTGATGCGCGTCACCGAAGAACTCGACGCCATGCTGGTGATGGGTTTGCCGCACGGCTTCCGCCTGATCCTGCCGCGCGTGCTGGCCTTGCTGGTGGCGATGCCTTTGCTGGTCATCTGGACCGATGCGATTGCCCTGCTGGGCGGCATGGTCGCCGCGCAATTGCAGCTGGGTTTGTCGCCGACCTATTTCCTGCAGCAGCTGCCGAATGCGGTGCCGCTGCCCAACTACCTGATCGGCCTCGGCAAAGGCGCGGTGTTCGGCGGCCTGATTGCGATGGTGGCCTGTTATTTCGGCCTGCGCATCGAGCCCAATACCGAAAGCCTGGGGCACGGCACCACCACTTCCGTAGTGAGCGCGATCACCATCGTGATCGTGGCCGATGCCATATTTGCGATCATTTTCAGCGGCGTGGGATTCTGATGGCCGAATACACACCCAAACCCGCACCCATCATCGAGATCGACAAGCTCTGGACCCAGTTCGGCCAGGCCGTGATCCACCAGGACCTGGACCTGCGCATCGACGCCGGCGAGATCGTCGGCCTGGTGGGCGGCTCCGGTTCCGGCAAGACCACGCTGGTGCGTCAGATACTCGGATTGAACCGGCCCACCAAAGGCAAGGTGACCGTATTCGGCACCGATATCAGCCAGGCCGATGTCGACCAGATGTACGCATTGCAAAACCGCTGGGGCATGCTGTTCCAGCAGGGCGCCCTGTTTTCGGCGCTGACGGTGCTCGACAACGTGGCGTTGCCGATGCGCGAGTTGCGCGCCCTGCCGGATCGGCTGATCAGGGACGCCGCCTTGCTCAAGCTGCAGATGGCCGGCATCGGCCCCGAACATGCGCTGAAGATGCCGTCCGACCTGTCCGGCGGCATGATCAAGCGGGTGGCGCTGGCGCGCGCGCTGGCGCTGGAACCTGAGTTGCTGTTCCTGGACGAACCGACCGCCGGCCTCGATCCGGCCTCGTCGGCGGCGTTCATCGAGCTGATCCGCTCGCTGCACAAGGACATGCACCTGACCGTGGTGATGATCACCCACGACCTGGAACCGCTGCTGGCGCTGTCGACCAAGATCGCGGTGCTGGCGGACAGGCACGTGATCGCCTATGACACGCCGGAGCGCGTGATGAAAGTGCGCCATCCGTTCATTGAATCATTTTTTCTTACTGCCAACCGTTATGAGCATGAAACTTGCGGATAAATGCAGAAAGCGTAGATAGGAAGTCTTATGGAAAATAAAGCGCATGCCCTGATCGCCGGATTGTTCACGGTGGCTTTGCTGATCGCGGCGCTGTTCGGCGTCATGTGGTTCAACAGCGACCGGGTGGAACGGATTCCTTACGAAATCGCCACCAAGCTGTCGGTGCCGGGGCTGAACCCGCAAGCCGATGTCCGTTATCGCGGCCTGGATGCCGGCAAGGTCGACGCCATCACCTTCGATCCGAAATCGCCGGGGCAGATCCTGATCAAGATCAAGATCAATCCGGATACGCCGATGACGCAGTCCACCTTCGCCACCCTGGGTTACCAGGGCGTGACCGGGATCGCCTACATCCAGCTCGACGACGACGGCAGCAAGCCGCTCAAGCTCGACAGCAGCAAGCAGCACCTGGCGCGCATAGAACTGCGCCCCAGCCTGTTCGACAACCTGCAGACCAAGGGCGCGCTGATTCTGTCGCGCGCCAATGAAATGGTCGACAAGCTCAATGGCTTGCTCGATCCGGAGAACCAGAAAACCATGGTGAAGGCGTTCAGCGACGTCAGCAAGACCGTCAATGAATACCAAGGCATCCCGCAGCAGCTGCAGCCGACCCTGAAGCAGCTGCCGGCCCTGACCGGCCAGTTGAACCAGGCGCTGGCCTCGGTCACGGCGCTGTCCAACAACATGATGATGCTCAGCAAGAACCTCAATACCCTGACCAACAGCCTGCAAGGACCGGACGGCGCTGTCGCCAACCTGGCCGGAGCGGTGCAGAATATCGGCTCGGTCGCCAACGGCGTCGAATACGATACGCTGCCGCGCTTCAATGTGCTGACCACGGAGGCGCGTTCGTCGATGCGCAACCTGAACCAGACCATGGACCATTTCAACCAGCAGCCGCAAAGCATCCTGTTCGGCAGCAAGCCGCTGCCTCCGGGTCCTGGCGAAGCCGGTTTTGTAGCTCCAGGCAAATAAACACACGCAAAAACACAAGCGCGACAGAAAGAGCACCCTGTCGCCAACCGATTAAAGGCATGCCATGACCGCTATCCTGAAAACCCTGTCGTCCTTCCTTGCGATTGCCCTGGTCGCCGGCTGCGCCAGCAAGATCGACGCCCCGACCCAATACGACCTGGGCCTGCTGCCGCCCGCAGCGGCAACCGCAGCGCCGTCCTTGCCGGCGGTCAGCCTGGCCGATGTCAATGCGCCGGCCTGGCTGGACAACAACATGATGTATTTTCGCCTGGCCTACGCCAACCAGCTGCAGCCGCGGCCATACGCCGGCAGCCGCTGGACCATGCCGCCGGCGCAGCTGTTCCAGCAGCGCCTGAAATCGCGCCTGGCGCAGGCCGGCGGCACGGTGCTGGCGCTGTCGGACGCTGCGCTCAACATTCCGGTGCTGCGCATCGACATGGATGATTTCACGCAAACCTTCGATACGCCGTCGCACAGCCTGGCGACATTGCAGGTGCGGGCTTCGCTGTTCAACGGCCGCACGCTGCTGGCGCAAAAGAGCTTCAGCCGCCAGGCGGCGACACCCAGCGCCGACGCCGCCGGCGCCGCCAGCGCGTTCGTGGCGGCCAACGACGGCGTGATCGATGACCTGATGGGCTGGCTGGCGACAGTGGCGCCGAAAAAATAATGACGCAGCAAGCAATCCCGACCACCTCCTCGGCCGCGTCCTCGTTCGCCCGCGTCAGCCTGCTGATTTACCTGCTGCTGATCGTCTACGCCAGCTGGTATCCGTTCGCCGGCTGGCGCGACCTCGGCCTGACCGCCTTTGCCTACCTGGACGCGCCGCTGCCGCACTACTGGACAGTGTTCGACGTCTGGACCAACATCGCCGGCTACCTGCCGCTAGGCATGCTGATGGTGCTGTCGTTGCCGCGTTCGCGCCGCTGGTCGCCGTATTGGGCGGTATTGCTGGCTGCCCTGGCCGGCATCCTGGTCTCCGGCAG
Proteins encoded in this region:
- a CDS encoding ABC-type transport auxiliary lipoprotein family protein; this translates as MTAILKTLSSFLAIALVAGCASKIDAPTQYDLGLLPPAAATAAPSLPAVSLADVNAPAWLDNNMMYFRLAYANQLQPRPYAGSRWTMPPAQLFQQRLKSRLAQAGGTVLALSDAALNIPVLRIDMDDFTQTFDTPSHSLATLQVRASLFNGRTLLAQKSFSRQAATPSADAAGAASAFVAANDGVIDDLMGWLATVAPKK
- a CDS encoding MlaD family protein, which produces MENKAHALIAGLFTVALLIAALFGVMWFNSDRVERIPYEIATKLSVPGLNPQADVRYRGLDAGKVDAITFDPKSPGQILIKIKINPDTPMTQSTFATLGYQGVTGIAYIQLDDDGSKPLKLDSSKQHLARIELRPSLFDNLQTKGALILSRANEMVDKLNGLLDPENQKTMVKAFSDVSKTVNEYQGIPQQLQPTLKQLPALTGQLNQALASVTALSNNMMMLSKNLNTLTNSLQGPDGAVANLAGAVQNIGSVANGVEYDTLPRFNVLTTEARSSMRNLNQTMDHFNQQPQSILFGSKPLPPGPGEAGFVAPGK
- a CDS encoding ABC transporter ATP-binding protein produces the protein MAEYTPKPAPIIEIDKLWTQFGQAVIHQDLDLRIDAGEIVGLVGGSGSGKTTLVRQILGLNRPTKGKVTVFGTDISQADVDQMYALQNRWGMLFQQGALFSALTVLDNVALPMRELRALPDRLIRDAALLKLQMAGIGPEHALKMPSDLSGGMIKRVALARALALEPELLFLDEPTAGLDPASSAAFIELIRSLHKDMHLTVVMITHDLEPLLALSTKIAVLADRHVIAYDTPERVMKVRHPFIESFFLTANRYEHETCG